The following is a genomic window from Prevotella sp. E13-17.
TAGCTTTGAGAGTGAGAGTTATCCCAACATCATCAACGATATGGTCAACAAGCCTGGATACCAAGGCTATGACACCTCTGTTGATGAGGGGCGATACACGGGTAGTGTGCGCGACTACTTCTACGACAACTCAATGGGGCGCTTCAACCCTCAGTTTGATGTGGTTGGTCCTGTCCAAGTGAATAGAAGCCAGTATTATCCTAATGGAGGCAAAAACGATGTCACCCTGATGAAGGAAGTCATTCGTGCAGCCGATGCCATCGTGGATTTCAGCCAATATGATCGTGACGACGATGGCGTCGTTGACATGGTCTATATCATCTTTGCCGGATTGGGATCCAATATTGCCCTCAACGACAATCGGCTGATATGGCCGCATGCCAGCTCCTTTAACTGGACCCGTGCCGACGATGTCTATCTGGGTCGCTATGCTTGTTCTACGGAGCTCTATGGCACCGAGGAAGCTCATGTCTATGATGGCATAGGCACCATCTGCCACGAGTTCAGTCATGTGCTGGGCTTGCCCGATCTCTACGACACAGACTATGCCTCGGGTGGGGGACAGAGTTGTCATCCTGCCGAATGGAGTCTGATGGCAGCAGGCAGTTATCTCAACAGTGGACGTACCCCTGCTGGCTACACGCTCTATGAGCGCTATGCCGTGGGCTTCGCTGTGCCCGAGACCATTCAGAACGAGGGCCACTATACGCTGCCATCGGTGGGTAGGAGCAACACTGGTTACCGACTGAACACACCTGTAGATAGAGAGTTCTTTCTGCTGGAAAACCGTCAGCGCTCAGATAAATGGGATGCCCATCTGCCCGGCACAGGTATGTTGGTCTATCGCGTGGACTCTACCGATGCCCGTGTGTGGAACAACAATGTGCTGAACAACGACCCTTCACACAACTGTTTTGTTGTCTTGCGCGCCAAGGGTGAGCCCGACGCGCCGGTGGCCAACAACACCGATCCCTTTCCTGGTGCAGGTCGTGTCACAGAGCTAAGCAACACCACCTTGCCTGCCAATCTGAAGACATGGGCAGGCTTTGACAATCCCTTCGGACTGAAGAATATCACGGAGGACAATGGCATGATCACTTTTGATGTCTATGACGTCAACATCCTGTCGGCACTCTCACTGCCCAAGCAGTTGCACACCTGCGTGGGAATGCAGCAGCAACTCGAGCCTGTTGCCACGCCGGCTTCGGCTAAGTATAAAGCCACCTGGCAGTCGTCTGCTGAGTCGGTAGCCACGGTGTCGGAAGATGGTGTCGTAAAGGCGCTTGCCGCCGGCGAGACCACCATCACCGTGTCGTCTGACAACGGTCTGCAAGCCTCGTGTGTGGTTACGGTGAAGGATGTACCTTGGGTTGCCAATGTGATGGCGTTGAAACAGACCGACCAGGAGTCGGAAATCGCTTTAGCTCTGACAGACGCTCAAGTGGTTTATGTCTATAAGGACGATGTCTATCTGCGAGACGCATCGGGTGCAGTGATTCTTGAGAAAGCAGGAAGTCAACTCTCGGTGGGCAGTGTGCTCAATGGTTCTCTGCGAGGAACGAAAAAGACTGTCGATGGAGTGACACGCTTCTGCCTGAGTGACGATGCAGACATGGCAGCCAGTGTGCTCTTTGGTGATTCTCGTACACCAGAGCCCCGTATCGTGAGCCTCTCGTCTGTCGGTGAGCAAGACCTTTGCGACTACATCCTGATACCTTCTGTCCAGATGCAGACTACAAACTATGAGGGCGTGAGTGGACTCTATGTCACTGATGGCGAGACCTACGTGCGTCTTTACAACACACTGCAAGTAAAGAATATCACCTTGCCCACCAACTATGCCGGCAAATCCTACGACCTGACGGGCATCCTGCTCACCCGTGCCAGTGGCGACAAGCAGGTGCTGGAGTTAGCTTTGCTGAAAAGTCCGACTAAGGCAGACCCCAATAAGATTGACGATTTGTTTGGCGAAGCACAGACTATGCCGACTGCCACCTTTACGCTTGATGGTCGCAATGTGAAGACGATGAGTAAGCCCGGACTCTACATTGTGCGTCAGGGCTCTACGGTTCGCAAGGTTCTCGTGAAATAAAATCAACGCTTTTCGCGGAAGAACGTCTGCATCAGTTCGCGACATTCTTCCTCCAGTATGCCGCCAATGGCCTGCGCTTTCGGATGCAGGGCATGGGCGGCATACTTTTGATAGCCACGCTTCTCGTCGGCACAACCAAAGACCACGCGGGGTATCTGTGCCCAGCCAATGGCTCCGGCACACATCACACAAGGCTCAACGGTGACGTAGAGCGTGCATTCCGTGAGGTATTTGCCACCCAGCTCGTTGGCAGCCATCGTGATGGCTTGCATCTCGGCATGCGCCGTCACGTCGGTCAGTGTCTCCGTCAGGTTGTGTGCCCGGGCAATAATCCTGTCTTTGCACACCACAATAGCACCAATGGGTATCTCTCCCTCGCGCAGCGCCAGCTCGGCTTCTGCCAGTGCTTTGCGCATAAACTGCTCGTCCTTTTTTTGTTGCTCCATGTTGCAAAAGTACGAATTTTTTTTCGTACTTTTGCATCGTGGAATGGAAAATCATTCATATAGACGAGACTGATAGCACCAACCGGTGGTTGCGAGCGTACCAGCAGACGGCTGATGACAATCTTCAGTGCGTGGCCGTTTGGACCGACTTTCAGACGGCAGGACGCGGCTGTGGTAGCAACACTTGGGAGTCGGAACGCGGGCAGAACTTGTTGTTCTCGCTCTTGATTCATCCACAGATGCTACCTGCCAACCGGCAGTTCCATATCTCGATGGCTATCTCGTTGGCTATCTGCGAAGTGCTCGACCAGCAGATTGGCGACGTCAGCATCAAGTGGCCCAACGACATCTATTGGCGCAATGGCAAGTTGGCAGGCATTCTGATTGAAAACCAGTTGCAGGGCAGCACTATCCGCGACAGTATCATCGGTGTCGGCATCAACGTGAATCAGCAGCGCTTTCTGTCGAAAGCTCCCAATCCTGTGTCGCTCTTCCAGATTCATGGTCAGCAGACCAGTCGCCAAAATCTGTTGAACGACATTCTGCAGGCCTTCGACCGTCTGATGGGGCAAGACCTGAAAGACGCCTATCGGGCACGACTCTATCGCCGTAGGGGCTTCCATCCTTATGCCGATGCCAAGGGGGCTTTCATGGCAGAGATAGAAGATGTGGAGGCCGACGGTCATCTTTGCCTGCGCGACGATCATGGACAGGTGCGGCGTTACGCCTTCAAGGAAGTGAGCTTCGTTATTTAGAAAAACAATATTAATACAAGGAATAATAATTATGGCAAGATTTAAAAGGATTCTCCTGAAGCTCTCGGGCGAGAGCCTGATGGGAAAGCAGGGCTTCGGTATCGACCCTGAGCGACTGAGCGACTATGCTCAGCAGATTAAGGAAGTGGCTGAGATGGGGGTGCAGATAGGCATCGTCATCGGTGGTGGCAACATCTTCCGCGGCCTCAGTGGCAGTCAGAAAGGCTTCGATCGCGTGAAGGGCGACCAGATGGGCATGTGTGCTACAGTCATCAACTCGCTGGCACTCTCTTCTGCACTTGGCGCCATCGGTGTCAAGAACAAGGTGATGACAGCCATCCGTATGGAGCCCATCGGTGAGTTCTATACCAAATGGAAGGCCATCGAGGCCATGGAGCAGGGACAGGTGTGCATCTTCTCTGCGGGTACTGGCTCTCCATACTTTACAACCGATACTGGTTCGTCGTTGCGAGGCATTGAGATTGAAGCCGATGTGATGCTGAAGGGAACACGTGTGGATGGCATCTATACGGCCGATCCTGAGAAGGACTCTTCAGCAACAAAGTTCAATGATATCACTTATAAGGAGGTATTGGCACGCGGACTGAAGGTGATGGACCTCACCGCCATCTGCATGTGTCAAGACAATAATCTGCCTATCTATGTGTTCAACATGGACATCGTAGGCAATCTGAAAAAGGTGATGGAAGGCGAGGAGATTGGCACCTTGGTGCACAACTAATCGTTACTCCTCAACGAAATCTACATATTCGCCCTCATCCTGGGCGAATATTTTTTTGTTTGTGTTTTCTCTCTGGTCAACAATAGTATGCCCATCTTCTGTCTTCGTGGTATAGGTCTTCTGATGCGCTTGTTGTTGATAGCTTTGCTGACTCTTGTTATTGCTGCCTTTGAAGTAGTCCTTGGCAAACTGCGGTCCCCGTCGCTCTTGTTCCTGATAGTAGTATTTGTTGGATTTTCGCTGAAACTCTTCGTCGCTCATCTCGCCACGCATGTATTTGCGTACCATACGTATGATTCTGCCAATATAGAACATGACCACCAAAAAAACAGAGGCGGCAGCAACAACAAGGGCGAGAAACAAAAACAAGAAGAAATCCATGGTCGTCTTTTTAGCGTTTGTAGCAGAGTACCGATAAGATGATATACCACAAGATGACCACAGCAATGCCGGCAATGCCGAGTGCAGCCAGCATCACAGCGCTGCTGAGCACAAAGAGATATTTCACCTCGTTACCTTTCCATCCCCATGTCTTGAACTTCAAGGCAAACATGGGAACTTCAGACACCAGCAGGTAGCTGAACACGAATACCAATGCCAGCATGCCATATATATATAGTGGTGAGGAAGCCAGCCAGTCGCCAGCACCAACAATCAGCGCGCTCCAGAACAGGGCATTTGCAGGTGTGGGCAGTCCGATGAACCCCATGGCCTGTCGCTCGTCAAGATTGAACTTGGCCAGTCTAAGTGCCGAGAAGGCTGCCATGATAAAGGCCAGGAAAGGCACCAGTGGGGAGTGAATATGCTGCTGACACAGAAAGTC
Proteins encoded in this region:
- a CDS encoding M6 family metalloprotease domain-containing protein codes for the protein MKKHLILLLIFCLLSAGSAMAVPACPGVSKATQPDGTTISIRLHGDEYMHYYTTEDGYSLVKDAKGFFVYAQLIDGVLVPTTMRAHDQLLRTAQEQAYLAGVKKHLMPRLTADRAQEKAAEQQRRAKACRKAQMSRGYYDYSSFRGLIILVDFNDRSFESESYPNIINDMVNKPGYQGYDTSVDEGRYTGSVRDYFYDNSMGRFNPQFDVVGPVQVNRSQYYPNGGKNDVTLMKEVIRAADAIVDFSQYDRDDDGVVDMVYIIFAGLGSNIALNDNRLIWPHASSFNWTRADDVYLGRYACSTELYGTEEAHVYDGIGTICHEFSHVLGLPDLYDTDYASGGGQSCHPAEWSLMAAGSYLNSGRTPAGYTLYERYAVGFAVPETIQNEGHYTLPSVGRSNTGYRLNTPVDREFFLLENRQRSDKWDAHLPGTGMLVYRVDSTDARVWNNNVLNNDPSHNCFVVLRAKGEPDAPVANNTDPFPGAGRVTELSNTTLPANLKTWAGFDNPFGLKNITEDNGMITFDVYDVNILSALSLPKQLHTCVGMQQQLEPVATPASAKYKATWQSSAESVATVSEDGVVKALAAGETTITVSSDNGLQASCVVTVKDVPWVANVMALKQTDQESEIALALTDAQVVYVYKDDVYLRDASGAVILEKAGSQLSVGSVLNGSLRGTKKTVDGVTRFCLSDDADMAASVLFGDSRTPEPRIVSLSSVGEQDLCDYILIPSVQMQTTNYEGVSGLYVTDGETYVRLYNTLQVKNITLPTNYAGKSYDLTGILLTRASGDKQVLELALLKSPTKADPNKIDDLFGEAQTMPTATFTLDGRNVKTMSKPGLYIVRQGSTVRKVLVK
- a CDS encoding nucleoside deaminase, which codes for MEQQKKDEQFMRKALAEAELALREGEIPIGAIVVCKDRIIARAHNLTETLTDVTAHAEMQAITMAANELGGKYLTECTLYVTVEPCVMCAGAIGWAQIPRVVFGCADEKRGYQKYAAHALHPKAQAIGGILEEECRELMQTFFREKR
- a CDS encoding biotin--[acetyl-CoA-carboxylase] ligase, which codes for MEWKIIHIDETDSTNRWLRAYQQTADDNLQCVAVWTDFQTAGRGCGSNTWESERGQNLLFSLLIHPQMLPANRQFHISMAISLAICEVLDQQIGDVSIKWPNDIYWRNGKLAGILIENQLQGSTIRDSIIGVGINVNQQRFLSKAPNPVSLFQIHGQQTSRQNLLNDILQAFDRLMGQDLKDAYRARLYRRRGFHPYADAKGAFMAEIEDVEADGHLCLRDDHGQVRRYAFKEVSFVI
- the pyrH gene encoding UMP kinase translates to MARFKRILLKLSGESLMGKQGFGIDPERLSDYAQQIKEVAEMGVQIGIVIGGGNIFRGLSGSQKGFDRVKGDQMGMCATVINSLALSSALGAIGVKNKVMTAIRMEPIGEFYTKWKAIEAMEQGQVCIFSAGTGSPYFTTDTGSSLRGIEIEADVMLKGTRVDGIYTADPEKDSSATKFNDITYKEVLARGLKVMDLTAICMCQDNNLPIYVFNMDIVGNLKKVMEGEEIGTLVHN
- a CDS encoding DUF4834 family protein; the encoded protein is MDFFLFLFLALVVAAASVFLVVMFYIGRIIRMVRKYMRGEMSDEEFQRKSNKYYYQEQERRGPQFAKDYFKGSNNKSQQSYQQQAHQKTYTTKTEDGHTIVDQRENTNKKIFAQDEGEYVDFVEE
- a CDS encoding phosphatidylcholine/phosphatidylserine synthase, with protein sequence MKKHIPNIITCCNLISGCIATYWAFQGEHQLALLFIVLGAAFDFCDGMTARLLHVSSPIGKELDSLADDITFGFAPSAIIFDFLCQQHIHSPLVPFLAFIMAAFSALRLAKFNLDERQAMGFIGLPTPANALFWSALIVGAGDWLASSPLYIYGMLALVFVFSYLLVSEVPMFALKFKTWGWKGNEVKYLFVLSSAVMLAALGIAGIAVVILWYIILSVLCYKR